From Nicotiana tabacum cultivar K326 chromosome 22, ASM71507v2, whole genome shotgun sequence, one genomic window encodes:
- the LOC142176008 gene encoding uncharacterized protein LOC142176008: MTIKIVVGGFTLNIISVYAPQAGLDKEFKRHFWEDLDEMCISEAAREVLGVSKGYSGGHKRDWWWNGEVQRKVETKKEAYLKIVESIDKEEKRANRENYKLAKKEVRQSVTPTKNAAFSHLYEEL, encoded by the exons ATGACTATTAAGATAGTTGTTGGAGGTTTTACTTTGAATATAATCTCTGTATACGCACCCCAAGCAGGCTTGGATAAGGAATTCAAGAGGCATTTCTGGGAGGATTTGGATGAGATG TGCATTAGCGAAGCTGcgagagaggtattaggggtctcaaAGGGATACTCTGGTGGTCACAAgagagattggtggtggaatggagaggtgcAAAGAAAAGTGGAAACCAAGAAAGAGGCATATCTGAAGATAGTTGAAAGTATAGACAAGGAGGAGAAGAGGGCGAATAGGGAGAattataagttggctaagaaagaggTAAGGCAATCGGTGACGCCAACCAAGAATGCAGCATTTAGTCATTTGTATGAGGAGCTCTAG